The Enteractinococcus fodinae genome has a segment encoding these proteins:
- a CDS encoding Sec-independent protein translocase family protein, with protein sequence MNIFGINGGELIVLVVLALLLLGPEKIPEYLRTLREWIHKARKLAEGAKEQFKEETGTDFDEVDWQKYDPRQYDPRRVIREALAEPIEDLEASLKDAKNTVQDAADTVVDKPKRPELTQAEIIAAAVPIDQLDQQANLDQQVHFPDPSRPELSNGSSPAPQQPINAHAVTPPAESHPAATAPQPEIAPTEGPLQQDAIVPESEPLTTPFDAEAT encoded by the coding sequence ATGAACATCTTCGGTATTAATGGTGGCGAGCTCATTGTCCTGGTCGTGCTCGCCTTGTTATTGCTGGGACCCGAAAAGATTCCAGAATACTTACGGACCCTGCGGGAATGGATTCACAAAGCCCGTAAGCTCGCCGAAGGCGCCAAAGAGCAGTTCAAGGAAGAAACCGGCACAGACTTTGATGAAGTCGACTGGCAAAAATACGATCCGCGGCAGTACGACCCCCGCCGGGTGATCCGCGAAGCCCTCGCTGAACCTATTGAAGATCTCGAAGCTTCACTCAAAGACGCCAAAAACACGGTCCAAGATGCGGCCGACACAGTCGTTGATAAGCCCAAGCGTCCCGAATTGACGCAGGCCGAAATCATCGCAGCCGCAGTGCCGATTGACCAGCTCGACCAGCAGGCCAATCTCGACCAACAAGTCCACTTCCCAGATCCCAGCCGGCCAGAACTCAGCAACGGCTCATCACCGGCGCCGCAGCAACCGATCAACGCACACGCTGTCACGCCGCCAGCCGAATCACACCCAGCTGCCACCGCCCCGCAGCCAGAGATCGCACCGACAGAAGGCCCCCTGCAACAGGATGCCATCGTCCCTGAGTCCGAACCATTGACCACGCCCTTTGACGCGGAAGCTACTTAG
- a CDS encoding DUF3117 domain-containing protein, whose protein sequence is MAAMKPRTGDGPMEVVREQRKLVMRIPTDGGGRLVVELNDEEAQELKDALDGVIKVA, encoded by the coding sequence ATGGCTGCAATGAAGCCTCGTACTGGAGACGGCCCAATGGAGGTCGTTCGTGAACAACGCAAACTCGTAATGCGCATCCCCACCGATGGTGGCGGACGCCTGGTAGTCGAACTCAATGACGAAGAGGCCCAAGAACTCAAAGACGCCCTAGACGGCGTCATCAAAGTGGCCTAA
- a CDS encoding anti-sigma factor family protein has product MSRSSSGFAFHPRSRFDAFLEGQLSASADQRMRAHLAECPQCAREVEQRSSALFVTQKLDKISRGEPVNYPAPATHTVMESDGVAGWKVLAGAGVVGLVLVGLVVSLWILGGEDRSYESAHSSSPALIPQEVEVVQADPQDLIRPTPSDDSTKIPNDFGASRAQLSYSSAPLGINGTPVRLTSVSDLRAAGWTIPQFQALGMAFESAVVDEEDGQVYVMSVFNSSSTNAEDQTVVRECRVEHEDGSVTACNQLDFTKSEATEVSLPVAENVWLYTYPDGSWTAYMATSKSQYRVDSTSDADYAGGIMSTLYVEEKSRLSSGSQDYSEDVSHRFERGLERLMGR; this is encoded by the coding sequence ATGAGCAGAAGTTCTTCCGGCTTCGCTTTTCATCCACGCTCCAGGTTCGACGCGTTTCTCGAGGGGCAACTCTCGGCCTCCGCCGATCAGCGTATGCGTGCGCATCTGGCCGAATGCCCCCAGTGCGCTCGAGAAGTCGAACAACGGTCTTCGGCGTTATTCGTCACGCAGAAACTCGATAAAATTTCTCGCGGCGAACCAGTTAATTATCCAGCCCCAGCAACACATACCGTTATGGAATCTGATGGTGTAGCTGGATGGAAGGTTCTTGCCGGTGCCGGCGTGGTCGGGCTAGTCCTCGTCGGGTTGGTTGTTAGCCTATGGATTTTAGGCGGGGAAGATCGCTCCTATGAATCAGCGCATTCGTCGTCCCCTGCGCTCATTCCGCAGGAAGTCGAAGTGGTCCAAGCAGACCCACAAGATCTCATCCGTCCGACCCCCAGCGATGACTCGACCAAAATCCCCAACGATTTCGGTGCCTCGAGAGCACAACTGTCCTATAGCAGTGCTCCATTAGGTATTAATGGCACACCAGTGCGGCTCACCTCGGTCAGTGACCTCCGAGCAGCCGGGTGGACCATCCCGCAATTCCAAGCCCTGGGTATGGCGTTTGAGTCCGCGGTCGTCGATGAAGAAGACGGCCAAGTGTATGTCATGTCCGTGTTTAATAGTTCCTCCACGAATGCCGAAGACCAGACAGTAGTACGCGAGTGTCGGGTCGAACATGAAGACGGCTCCGTGACCGCATGCAACCAATTAGATTTCACGAAATCTGAAGCAACTGAAGTTTCCCTACCGGTCGCAGAAAATGTCTGGCTCTACACCTACCCCGACGGTTCGTGGACAGCGTACATGGCCACAAGCAAGTCCCAGTACCGAGTGGATTCGACTTCCGATGCCGATTACGCCGGAGGCATCATGTCCACGCTGTACGTCGAAGAGAAGTCCCGGCTGAGCTCGGGAAGCCAAGATTACAGTGAAGACGTCAGCCACCGCTTCGAACGCGGTTTAGAGCGTCTCATGGGCCGGTAA
- a CDS encoding substrate-binding periplasmic protein: MAIPHPYHLQTRGRATIALSAVLALTGCSGDDETILDETPAEPQEVFNIGVAMSSPGLVSGVNPTEVSGAEVDLAAAVTERMQTLPPGADRTWVPTGVDTVAEELAAGELDLAIGQFSEALVSDDVARVGPYLTVEAGVLIHQEAQEPDAAPLEVLQPTIVDSFDELADASVCVVAGSLAATVEAEKAVTEPSVTECEVGMRSGRYDAILADDVQLAGLLTDPVYAARYELLSLAELGSEAAGEEAAEGFGAALFESRQYWIGASADYCADAGQALEAVAADGVLEGLFGAWDQVEGFQVEPVDPAELTIENCVAED, translated from the coding sequence GTGGCCATTCCTCACCCATATCATTTGCAAACTCGCGGGCGCGCAACGATCGCCCTGTCGGCTGTCCTGGCGCTCACCGGGTGCAGTGGCGATGACGAGACCATCCTTGATGAGACGCCAGCAGAGCCTCAAGAGGTCTTCAACATCGGTGTGGCGATGTCCTCGCCCGGTCTCGTCTCTGGGGTCAATCCCACTGAGGTCAGCGGTGCTGAAGTCGATCTTGCGGCTGCCGTGACCGAGCGCATGCAGACCCTCCCGCCTGGAGCGGATCGTACGTGGGTGCCCACCGGTGTCGATACGGTCGCCGAAGAGCTCGCCGCCGGAGAACTAGATCTTGCTATTGGCCAGTTCAGCGAGGCTCTTGTCTCCGATGACGTCGCCCGGGTGGGACCATATCTCACCGTGGAAGCCGGTGTGCTGATTCACCAGGAAGCCCAGGAACCTGATGCGGCACCCCTGGAGGTTTTGCAGCCGACTATTGTGGACTCCTTCGATGAGCTGGCCGATGCCTCGGTATGTGTGGTGGCTGGCTCGCTAGCTGCGACAGTTGAAGCCGAGAAAGCCGTTACGGAACCTTCGGTTACTGAATGCGAGGTCGGGATGCGCTCTGGACGCTACGATGCCATACTGGCCGATGATGTGCAGCTGGCCGGACTGCTCACGGATCCTGTATACGCGGCTCGCTATGAACTACTATCCCTGGCTGAGCTGGGGTCCGAAGCAGCTGGCGAGGAAGCGGCGGAAGGATTCGGTGCTGCGCTATTCGAGAGTCGCCAGTATTGGATTGGCGCAAGCGCTGACTATTGTGCGGATGCCGGTCAGGCGTTGGAGGCTGTTGCTGCCGATGGTGTGCTTGAGGGTCTCTTCGGGGCGTGGGATCAAGTTGAGGGATTCCAGGTCGAGCCAGTGGACCCCGCAGAGCTAACCATCGAAAACTGCGTCGCGGAAGATTAA
- a CDS encoding DNA-methyltransferase, which yields MSAFFAGANKVIHADNMDFLASVPDESVTMIYIDPPFNTGRTQSRAATTTVRVADGQGDRVGFGGHSYETLRGALASYDDAFTNYWDFLEPRLEQAWRILAEDGTLYLHLDYREVHYAKVMLDMIFGRDHFLNEIIWAYDYGGKSRSRWPAKHDTILVYVKDPKKYWFDSTEVDREPYMAPGLVTPEKRERGKMPTDVWWHTIVSPTGKEKTGYPTQKPVGLVRRMVAASSRPGDWVLDFFAGSGTLGAAAEQLNRRYVLVDQNPQAIEVMAQRLPKAEVVSSELVRD from the coding sequence ATGAGCGCGTTTTTTGCTGGTGCGAATAAGGTCATCCACGCCGACAACATGGACTTTCTGGCTTCGGTGCCGGATGAGTCCGTCACGATGATTTACATCGATCCCCCTTTCAATACCGGTCGAACCCAGTCCAGAGCTGCTACCACCACGGTGCGGGTAGCTGACGGGCAGGGCGACCGGGTGGGGTTTGGCGGTCACTCCTACGAAACGTTGCGCGGTGCCTTAGCCTCCTACGATGATGCCTTCACCAACTACTGGGATTTCCTGGAACCCCGTCTGGAGCAAGCCTGGCGGATCCTGGCCGAAGATGGCACGTTATATTTGCACCTCGATTACCGAGAAGTGCACTATGCCAAAGTCATGCTGGACATGATCTTCGGGCGTGATCACTTTCTCAACGAAATCATCTGGGCTTACGACTACGGTGGGAAATCCCGGAGCCGGTGGCCAGCAAAACACGACACCATTTTGGTGTATGTCAAAGATCCTAAAAAGTATTGGTTTGACTCGACCGAAGTCGACCGAGAGCCCTACATGGCACCGGGGTTGGTGACGCCAGAAAAACGCGAGCGCGGCAAAATGCCCACCGACGTATGGTGGCACACCATCGTCTCCCCCACAGGCAAAGAAAAGACCGGCTACCCCACCCAGAAACCCGTCGGCTTAGTCCGCAGAATGGTGGCCGCCTCGTCACGCCCAGGTGACTGGGTGCTAGACTTCTTTGCCGGTTCAGGCACCCTTGGAGCCGCAGCTGAACAGCTGAACCGACGCTACGTGCTCGTGGATCAAAATCCGCAGGCTATTGAGGTCATGGCCCAACGGCTTCCGAAAGCCGAAGTCGTCTCCTCGGAACTCGTCAGGGACTAA
- a CDS encoding general stress protein, producing the protein MSMFGPGAHIGSPLPQGQLVGNYRSYEAATAAVDRAVEAGVDPRFLSIVGRDLRSVYRLRHRPSYAAVAGRGALQGAFFGLFIGLLMSMMTAGQDMLLTLGSTMLLGAIIWVIFGVIGEVMRRRQMKYAMIPSMTAVSFDLVVDNAVAGQVTAALGPQPGAQQPSNTPAAPSPEPEASEPSSTPSEPTGGIQDLPDGRPQYGVRVDPKPDAPQQDSDESDTSR; encoded by the coding sequence ATGAGTATGTTTGGTCCTGGAGCACACATTGGGTCGCCACTGCCGCAGGGGCAGCTGGTCGGCAACTACCGTTCGTATGAAGCCGCCACCGCTGCGGTTGATCGGGCCGTAGAAGCCGGCGTGGATCCACGGTTTCTTTCTATCGTAGGGCGTGATCTACGTTCGGTCTATCGACTACGTCACCGGCCAAGCTACGCTGCGGTCGCGGGTCGTGGTGCACTCCAAGGCGCATTTTTTGGCCTGTTCATCGGGCTGTTAATGTCGATGATGACCGCTGGGCAAGACATGCTGTTGACCTTGGGGTCGACGATGTTGCTCGGTGCGATCATCTGGGTGATCTTCGGGGTGATCGGGGAAGTGATGCGTCGCCGCCAGATGAAATACGCCATGATCCCATCAATGACGGCTGTCAGTTTCGACCTAGTGGTCGACAACGCTGTGGCAGGACAAGTCACCGCGGCACTAGGGCCCCAGCCGGGAGCCCAGCAACCATCGAACACGCCGGCAGCACCGAGTCCAGAGCCCGAAGCCAGCGAACCGTCATCGACCCCGTCTGAGCCCACCGGCGGCATTCAGGATCTTCCCGATGGACGTCCGCAGTACGGGGTCCGGGTGGACCCGAAACCTGATGCCCCACAGCAAGACTCAGACGAGTCCGATACATCTCGCTAA
- a CDS encoding DEAD/DEAH box helicase — translation MTNTAEETFADFGLRTEIVEALAEQGIDKPFPIQSMTLPIALDGQDIIGQAKTGTGKTLGFGLPVLNNVLGPKDEGYNDLEIPGAPQALIVAPTRELAVQVSKDLEGAAKKLSVRIGSIYGGRAYEPQISDLQRGVDVIVGTPGRLIDLMKQNHLDLSQVRSVVLDEADEMLDLGFLPDVETLLQQIPEKRQTMLFSATMPGAVITMARRYMVQPTHISASDPADESLVKGDIRQLVYRAHHMDKDELLARSLQARDRGLTIIFTRTKRSAARVAEELERRGFAAGALHGDLGQGAREQALRAFRNGKIDVLVATDVAARGIDVEEVTHVYNFQAPEDEKTYLHRIGRTGRAGHKGIAVTLVDWEDVPRWRLIAQALEIEQVEPVETYSASPHLYEDLNIPEGVKGKLPKAQRTRAGLDAETQEELGGPDKQQRGRSGQGGGRGGRGGKSSGGGKGGQGRGRQRQRSGGASDTQRSENQERSQKSRRSRSRTRRRNGEVVQRDARGDN, via the coding sequence GTGACAAATACCGCTGAAGAAACGTTTGCTGATTTCGGCTTACGCACTGAAATCGTTGAAGCACTTGCAGAGCAAGGCATCGACAAACCGTTTCCCATTCAATCCATGACGCTGCCCATCGCACTTGATGGCCAAGACATCATCGGACAAGCCAAGACCGGTACCGGAAAGACCCTCGGCTTTGGGCTACCAGTACTCAATAACGTACTGGGACCCAAAGACGAAGGCTACAACGACCTCGAAATCCCCGGCGCACCGCAGGCACTGATCGTGGCCCCCACCCGTGAGCTGGCAGTTCAGGTCTCCAAGGACCTCGAAGGTGCGGCCAAAAAACTTTCCGTGCGGATCGGTTCGATCTACGGTGGGCGAGCTTATGAGCCGCAGATCAGCGACCTCCAACGAGGCGTCGACGTCATTGTTGGCACCCCGGGTCGTCTGATTGACCTCATGAAACAAAACCACCTGGATCTTTCCCAGGTCCGGTCGGTGGTCCTGGATGAGGCTGACGAGATGCTAGATCTCGGTTTCCTCCCTGATGTTGAAACCCTGCTGCAGCAGATTCCTGAGAAACGCCAGACCATGCTGTTCTCGGCGACCATGCCCGGCGCCGTGATCACCATGGCACGCCGCTACATGGTCCAGCCCACCCACATCTCGGCCTCCGATCCAGCAGATGAATCCCTCGTCAAAGGGGATATCCGGCAGTTGGTCTACCGCGCCCACCACATGGATAAAGACGAGCTGTTAGCGCGCTCGCTGCAGGCACGTGATCGTGGGCTAACCATTATCTTCACTCGCACCAAACGCAGTGCAGCACGGGTCGCTGAAGAACTAGAACGCCGCGGCTTTGCGGCCGGAGCCCTGCACGGTGACCTGGGCCAGGGTGCCCGTGAACAGGCACTGCGTGCTTTCCGTAACGGCAAGATTGACGTCCTGGTCGCCACCGATGTGGCCGCCCGTGGGATCGACGTCGAAGAAGTCACCCACGTGTATAACTTCCAGGCGCCCGAAGACGAAAAGACCTACCTGCACCGGATCGGCCGTACCGGTCGTGCCGGCCATAAAGGCATTGCGGTGACGCTGGTGGACTGGGAGGATGTGCCCCGCTGGCGCCTCATTGCCCAGGCCTTAGAAATTGAACAGGTCGAACCCGTCGAAACGTACTCGGCCTCCCCGCATCTCTACGAAGACCTCAACATCCCAGAAGGTGTGAAAGGCAAACTGCCGAAAGCACAGCGCACCCGCGCCGGGCTGGATGCTGAGACCCAAGAAGAACTGGGTGGACCCGATAAGCAACAGCGCGGCCGCAGCGGCCAAGGTGGCGGTCGCGGTGGTCGTGGCGGCAAGAGTAGTGGCGGCGGCAAAGGCGGCCAAGGCCGTGGACGCCAACGGCAACGCAGTGGTGGCGCCTCCGATACGCAGCGCAGCGAGAACCAAGAGCGCAGCCAGAAATCACGACGTTCCCGCAGTCGCACACGGCGCCGCAACGGTGAAGTCGTGCAACGTGATGCTCGCGGTGACAACTAA
- a CDS encoding Mrp/NBP35 family ATP-binding protein encodes MTDSTDLHPGGVLAPDVAPSTPREIEAWRALDTVIDPEIRQPVTTLGMVAAVEFSGDDITVTIRLTIDGCPMRDTIQADVGAALQNVTEGKVSVRLSTMTPQQRVALQENLTAARPKNPFGADSLTKVYAVASGKGGVGKSTITANLAVGLAARGLAVGLIDADIHGFSIPGLLGVTDKPTKVEDLIMPPIAFGVKVMSIGMFLDTDQPVAWRGPMLHRALEQFITDVYWGDLDVLLIDLPPGTGDIAISTAQLLPTAELLVITTPEHTAAQVAARAGQLSTQTSQPVAGVIENMGPLQLPDGTFLEVFGSGGGQAVSDRLTAVLDQHVPLLGSIPLDPVLRADSEVGTPSVLSSPEAAAGQALQSIVAQLATTPRGLSGRKLPVSPK; translated from the coding sequence ATGACAGACTCAACAGACCTGCACCCCGGTGGGGTATTAGCCCCGGATGTCGCACCGAGCACACCCCGCGAGATTGAAGCATGGCGTGCCCTGGACACCGTGATCGATCCAGAAATTCGGCAACCGGTCACCACGTTAGGCATGGTCGCTGCCGTGGAATTTTCCGGCGACGACATCACCGTGACCATCCGGTTGACCATCGATGGGTGCCCTATGCGCGATACGATTCAGGCCGATGTTGGTGCAGCGCTGCAGAACGTCACAGAGGGGAAAGTATCGGTGCGATTGTCGACGATGACCCCTCAACAACGCGTCGCACTGCAAGAAAACCTCACCGCTGCTCGACCAAAGAACCCGTTTGGGGCGGACTCATTGACCAAGGTCTATGCGGTGGCCTCCGGCAAAGGTGGGGTCGGCAAGTCCACGATTACCGCGAATCTCGCCGTGGGCCTGGCAGCACGTGGTCTGGCCGTTGGACTTATCGATGCCGATATCCATGGGTTCTCTATCCCAGGGCTGCTCGGCGTGACGGATAAACCGACCAAGGTCGAAGACCTGATCATGCCACCGATCGCTTTTGGTGTGAAAGTCATGTCCATCGGGATGTTTTTAGATACCGACCAGCCGGTGGCCTGGCGAGGACCAATGTTGCACCGGGCGTTAGAACAGTTCATCACAGACGTCTACTGGGGGGATCTAGATGTGCTACTCATCGATCTGCCCCCGGGCACCGGTGATATCGCGATCTCGACTGCCCAGTTGTTGCCCACAGCGGAGCTATTAGTAATCACCACACCGGAGCACACGGCAGCCCAGGTCGCGGCACGTGCAGGCCAACTGTCAACACAGACAAGCCAGCCGGTGGCCGGGGTGATCGAAAATATGGGGCCCTTGCAGCTGCCCGACGGAACATTTTTGGAAGTATTTGGCTCAGGCGGTGGGCAAGCGGTGAGTGATCGACTCACCGCCGTATTGGACCAGCATGTACCGTTACTTGGTTCAATTCCGCTGGACCCGGTGTTACGGGCCGATAGCGAAGTCGGCACCCCATCGGTGCTTTCCTCCCCCGAAGCTGCAGCGGGTCAGGCCCTGCAGTCTATTGTCGCCCAGTTGGCCACGACGCCGCGCGGCCTATCGGGCCGGAAGCTGCCGGTGTCCCCTAAGTAG
- a CDS encoding DivIVA domain-containing protein — protein MGDAILMIEILVLGVLVIGFLALIIIRGDQRLVKPLAEPLPTLPPVLLPDADEISAHDIQDIRFAVGLRGYRTDQVDQVLDRLTTALSERDQEIAALRSAVEDARHQANESAPK, from the coding sequence ATGGGCGATGCGATATTGATGATAGAAATTCTGGTGTTGGGCGTGCTCGTCATCGGATTTTTAGCACTCATTATCATCCGTGGCGACCAGCGGTTGGTCAAGCCGCTGGCTGAGCCACTTCCCACATTGCCACCGGTGCTCTTACCGGATGCAGACGAGATATCCGCCCACGATATTCAAGACATTCGTTTTGCAGTTGGCTTGCGAGGATACCGCACCGATCAAGTCGATCAAGTGTTGGACCGACTCACGACAGCTTTGTCAGAACGCGATCAAGAAATTGCGGCACTACGCTCAGCTGTTGAGGATGCTCGACACCAGGCCAACGAATCAGCACCCAAGTAA
- a CDS encoding aminopeptidase P family protein, translating into MTQPSDHAPTQDQPLEERVENRSHRPSSDAFKAFMASNWAQTQDTEFQPDAAASYAAQRRVALSRRFPTDRLVIPAGAPKVRSNDTDYRFRPHSAFAHLTGLGVDHEPEAVLVMQPVAEGTGDHGSHHEATLFFRPLAGRDSEEFYSNTKTGEFWVGPLPTLKELQQRTQITTKDLSELEYAVTVDAGVVEVGGTRIRLVRETDPNMDALVDTSRINTGVDLEHSDALDAELAEFLSERRLIKDDYEIAELRNSVESTIRGFEDIVRAIPQATQHTRGERVIEGAFFARARLEGNDLGYDTIAAAGNNATVLHWIRNTGPVNDGELLLVDAGVEADSLYTADITRTLPVNGKFNPVQAKIYNAVLAAADAALAAAKPGVLFRDIHNTAMEVLAQHLDAWGILPVSIDEALSPEGQHHRRWMPHGTSHHLGLDVHDCAQARREMYLDAPLREGMVFTIEPGLYFKQEDLAVPEEYRGIGVRIEDDILVTADGAESLSAHLPRTVEDIEAWMHRLWQNES; encoded by the coding sequence ATGACTCAACCATCAGATCACGCACCGACCCAAGATCAGCCTCTCGAAGAACGTGTCGAAAACCGCTCGCATCGCCCCTCTTCGGATGCGTTCAAAGCGTTTATGGCTTCGAACTGGGCCCAAACCCAAGATACGGAGTTCCAGCCTGATGCAGCGGCTTCCTACGCTGCGCAGCGCCGAGTCGCCCTGTCGCGTAGGTTCCCAACCGATCGACTCGTGATCCCAGCGGGCGCCCCGAAGGTACGCTCCAACGATACCGATTATCGATTCCGTCCCCATTCGGCGTTTGCGCACCTGACCGGTCTAGGCGTAGACCACGAACCGGAAGCGGTATTAGTTATGCAGCCGGTCGCGGAAGGCACCGGCGACCACGGCAGTCATCACGAAGCCACCCTGTTCTTCCGTCCCTTAGCTGGCCGAGATTCTGAAGAGTTCTATTCCAACACTAAAACCGGTGAATTCTGGGTCGGGCCGCTCCCAACCCTCAAAGAGCTCCAGCAGCGCACGCAGATCACGACCAAGGACCTCTCCGAATTAGAGTACGCGGTCACGGTCGACGCCGGCGTGGTCGAGGTCGGCGGCACTCGCATCCGATTAGTGCGCGAAACGGACCCCAACATGGACGCACTCGTCGATACCTCTCGAATCAACACGGGGGTCGATTTAGAACATTCTGATGCTCTCGATGCTGAGCTTGCCGAGTTCCTGTCCGAGCGGCGCTTAATTAAAGATGACTACGAAATCGCCGAACTGCGAAACTCGGTGGAGTCGACGATTCGCGGATTTGAAGACATCGTGCGTGCGATCCCCCAGGCAACGCAGCACACTCGCGGTGAACGCGTCATCGAAGGTGCTTTCTTCGCCCGGGCACGCCTCGAGGGCAACGACCTGGGCTACGATACGATTGCTGCCGCCGGCAATAATGCCACGGTGTTGCATTGGATACGCAATACGGGACCCGTCAACGACGGAGAGCTGTTGCTCGTGGATGCCGGAGTCGAGGCAGATTCCCTCTACACCGCAGATATCACCCGAACCCTGCCGGTCAACGGGAAATTTAACCCGGTGCAAGCCAAAATCTATAACGCTGTCCTGGCAGCAGCAGATGCTGCCTTGGCTGCAGCCAAACCCGGCGTGCTGTTCCGCGACATTCACAACACGGCGATGGAAGTTTTGGCTCAGCACTTGGACGCGTGGGGAATTCTCCCGGTCTCCATAGACGAAGCCCTCTCCCCCGAGGGACAGCACCATCGCCGGTGGATGCCCCATGGCACCTCGCACCACTTAGGCCTAGATGTCCATGACTGCGCTCAGGCTCGCCGAGAAATGTATCTTGATGCCCCGCTGCGCGAGGGCATGGTCTTCACCATTGAACCTGGCCTGTATTTCAAACAAGAAGATCTCGCGGTGCCCGAAGAATATCGGGGTATTGGGGTGCGCATCGAAGATGACATCCTGGTCACCGCTGACGGGGCTGAGTCTCTCTCAGCTCACCTGCCACGCACCGTGGAGGATATCGAAGCGTGGATGCACCGTCTGTGGCAGAACGAAAGTTAG
- a CDS encoding O-methyltransferase yields MKALSPQQTGKYASWAFAEARPIEDDVLLMARDRSAELGITPVSEGTASVLTFLAAASRPQTMVELGTGAGVSGLALMRGAPTGAVLTSLDPDAEAQRAAREVFGAAGYPSSTTRLIAGRGRTVLPKLSASAYDLVFIDADPLLLEYHVTEAARVLRSGGMVIIHDALDQDRVPRPAVREAATVMLRDVGNKLRDDTTVWKTSTLLPTGTGLLLATRV; encoded by the coding sequence ATGAAGGCGCTGAGCCCGCAACAGACCGGCAAATACGCTAGCTGGGCTTTTGCTGAAGCACGTCCGATTGAAGATGACGTCTTACTGATGGCTCGTGACCGATCGGCCGAACTCGGGATCACCCCGGTGTCCGAGGGTACCGCCTCTGTCTTAACCTTCTTGGCTGCCGCGTCGCGGCCGCAAACCATGGTCGAACTGGGCACAGGTGCCGGGGTATCCGGTCTGGCCCTGATGCGTGGCGCTCCCACCGGCGCGGTCTTAACGTCCCTGGATCCCGATGCCGAAGCCCAGCGGGCAGCGCGTGAAGTTTTCGGAGCGGCTGGGTACCCCAGTTCCACGACTCGGTTGATCGCGGGTCGAGGCCGTACCGTGTTGCCAAAGCTCTCAGCCAGCGCCTACGATCTGGTCTTTATTGATGCGGATCCCTTGCTGCTGGAATACCACGTCACCGAAGCGGCTCGTGTGCTCCGCTCCGGTGGCATGGTCATCATTCATGATGCCCTCGATCAGGACCGGGTCCCCCGTCCGGCGGTCCGCGAGGCAGCGACCGTCATGTTGCGCGATGTGGGCAATAAACTGCGCGATGATACGACGGTCTGGAAAACCTCGACGTTGTTACCAACCGGCACGGGTCTGTTGCTGGCAACGCGTGTCTAA
- a CDS encoding PHP domain-containing protein, producing the protein MAFDMHTHSDLSDGTTSPTEVVAAAARAGLDGVALTDHDTTAGWDVAEEAAAQHQIALVRGMELSTVTHDGIAVHVLSYLHDPTNIDLLAEIARSRNARYTRAKRMTELLSADFPITWDLVKKQTTVESTIGRPHIADALVQVGAVQNRSAAFDSILRGGSKYYVPHYAPDPVLGVELIRAAGGVPIFAHPKAKVRGRTVSDQLFYDMLDAGLAGVEVYHRDNSGSGKAWLLDFAKQHDLLVTGSSDYHGDGKPNRLGEHVTSRETVEAIEAEATSGYTVLWNGR; encoded by the coding sequence ATGGCCTTCGACATGCACACTCATTCGGACCTCTCGGATGGTACAACCTCGCCCACGGAAGTAGTTGCCGCAGCGGCGCGCGCCGGTCTGGACGGTGTCGCGCTGACCGACCACGACACGACCGCCGGCTGGGACGTGGCAGAAGAAGCCGCAGCTCAACACCAAATAGCACTCGTTCGCGGCATGGAGCTGTCCACGGTCACGCACGACGGGATCGCCGTGCATGTGCTGTCGTATTTACATGACCCCACCAATATTGACCTGCTGGCCGAAATTGCCAGGTCGCGGAATGCACGCTATACGCGGGCCAAACGCATGACAGAATTACTTTCAGCGGATTTTCCCATCACCTGGGATCTGGTGAAAAAACAAACAACCGTGGAATCCACGATCGGGCGGCCCCATATCGCCGATGCGCTGGTCCAGGTCGGCGCCGTGCAAAACCGTTCTGCTGCTTTCGACTCGATCCTGCGCGGTGGGTCAAAGTACTATGTGCCGCACTATGCTCCTGATCCGGTGCTGGGCGTCGAGTTGATCCGGGCAGCCGGTGGGGTGCCCATCTTTGCCCACCCAAAGGCCAAAGTCCGGGGCCGGACCGTTAGCGATCAATTGTTTTATGACATGCTGGATGCTGGGCTTGCGGGGGTAGAGGTCTACCATCGCGATAATTCTGGCAGTGGAAAAGCTTGGCTTTTGGACTTCGCAAAACAACACGACCTGCTGGTGACCGGCTCATCGGATTACCACGGTGACGGAAAGCCGAATCGATTGGGCGAGCACGTCACCTCACGTGAGACCGTTGAAGCGATCGAAGCCGAAGCCACTTCGGGCTACACCGTGTTGTGGAATGGGCGTTAG